In a genomic window of Streptomyces roseoviridis:
- a CDS encoding DUF5302 family protein, with translation MTAEPETTEGSEPAAPETSPVAPDSDGNYDLKRRFREALARKQGGQADTTDGAANPNASKVRAAHGPASSQRSFRRKSGG, from the coding sequence ATGACCGCAGAACCCGAGACGACCGAAGGTTCGGAGCCGGCCGCCCCGGAGACGTCCCCCGTGGCGCCCGACAGCGACGGCAACTACGACCTCAAGCGCAGGTTCCGCGAGGCCCTGGCCCGCAAGCAGGGCGGGCAGGCGGACACCACCGACGGTGCCGCCAACCCGAACGCCTCCAAGGTGCGGGCGGCCCACGGCCCGGCCTCCAGCCAGCGTTCCTTCCGTCGCAAGAGCGGCGGCTGA
- a CDS encoding DEAD/DEAH box helicase: MNHPDGSPSGTAPGGPAPSEAPAPVPAPAVSFADLGLPAEVLRTLGDLGVRAPFPIQAATLPDALRGRDVLGRGRTGSGKTLAFGLPLLTRTAGRRAEPKQPLALVLVPTRELAQQVTQALAPYAEALRLRMATVVGGMSIGRQIAELREGAEVVVATPGRLHDLVERKACRLGRVRITVLDEADQMCDLGFLPQVAEALDQVRPDGQRMLFSATLDRDVDQLVRRHLHDPVVHSVDPSAGTAATMEHHVLVVHGPDRYAVTTEIAARDGRVLLFLDTKHGVDQLTRHLRAHGVHAAALHSGKSQPQRTRTLAQFKNGQITVLVATNVAARGLHVDDLDLVVNVDPPTDPKDYVHRAGRTARAGESGSVVTLVLSGQRRETSRMMTEAGIEPTVTKVRSGEAALSRITGAKAPSGTPLDAGPATARPKNTNTPFRGLGTSKDTSRAAGGRSRKAGEARKLAEARKAALVRRNG; the protein is encoded by the coding sequence ATGAATCACCCCGACGGCTCCCCCTCCGGCACCGCTCCCGGCGGTCCCGCCCCGTCCGAGGCCCCGGCGCCGGTGCCGGCCCCGGCCGTCTCGTTCGCCGATCTGGGGCTGCCGGCGGAGGTCCTGCGCACACTCGGCGACCTCGGCGTCCGCGCACCCTTCCCGATCCAGGCCGCCACCCTCCCCGACGCCCTGCGCGGGCGTGACGTCCTGGGGCGCGGTCGCACCGGATCGGGCAAGACGCTCGCCTTCGGTCTGCCGCTCCTGACCCGTACGGCCGGGCGGCGCGCCGAACCGAAGCAGCCCCTCGCCCTGGTCCTCGTGCCCACCCGGGAGCTGGCCCAGCAGGTCACCCAGGCGCTCGCGCCCTACGCCGAGGCGTTGCGACTGCGCATGGCCACGGTCGTCGGCGGCATGTCCATCGGCCGGCAGATCGCCGAGCTCCGCGAGGGGGCCGAGGTGGTCGTCGCCACCCCCGGGCGCCTGCACGACCTCGTCGAGCGCAAGGCCTGCCGCCTGGGACGGGTGCGGATCACCGTCCTGGACGAGGCCGACCAGATGTGCGACCTGGGCTTCCTGCCGCAGGTCGCCGAAGCGCTCGACCAGGTGCGCCCCGACGGCCAGCGGATGCTCTTCTCCGCCACCCTGGACCGCGACGTCGACCAGCTGGTCCGCCGGCACCTGCACGACCCCGTCGTCCACTCGGTCGACCCGTCCGCCGGTACGGCCGCGACGATGGAGCACCACGTGCTGGTCGTGCACGGCCCCGACCGCTACGCCGTCACCACGGAGATCGCGGCCCGCGACGGCCGCGTCCTGCTGTTCCTCGACACCAAGCACGGCGTCGACCAGCTCACCCGGCACCTGCGGGCCCACGGGGTGCACGCCGCGGCGCTGCACAGCGGCAAGTCCCAGCCCCAGCGCACCCGCACCCTGGCGCAGTTCAAGAACGGCCAGATCACCGTCCTGGTGGCGACCAACGTCGCCGCCCGCGGCCTGCACGTCGACGACCTCGACCTCGTCGTCAACGTCGACCCGCCCACCGACCCCAAGGACTACGTGCACCGGGCGGGCCGCACCGCCCGCGCCGGGGAGTCCGGCAGCGTCGTCACGCTCGTGCTGTCCGGCCAGCGCCGCGAGACGAGCCGGATGATGACCGAGGCGGGCATCGAGCCGACCGTCACCAAGGTGCGCTCGGGCGAGGCGGCCCTGAGCCGGATCACCGGCGCGAAGGCCCCCTCCGGCACCCCGCTCGACGCCGGGCCCGCCACGGCCCGGCCGAAGAACACCAACACGCCCTTCCGCGGCCTCGGCACCAGCAAGGACACCTCCCGCGCCGCCGGTGGCAGGTCCCGCAAGGCGGGCGAGGCCCGCAAACTCGCCGAGGCCCGCAAGGCCGCCCTCGTGCGCCGCAACGGCTGA